One Pyrofollis japonicus DNA window includes the following coding sequences:
- the tpiA gene encoding triose-phosphate isomerase — translation MVSETKTKKKYDWIATLVVNYKAYPTAFGDKGLAIALSAERVAEEYHGTVRVVIAVPATEITRISEVVDKAVVYAQHVDPYEPGAHTGYLPVEAVKEAGAQGTLLNHSEHRLVLSDIDRAVRRATQLGLETLVCADTPTAAAAVAALSPTMIAIEPPELIGTGIPVSKAKPEVVTNTLKLVRMVNPDVPVLTGAGITNGEDAAAAIRLGTVGVLVASAVMKASDPEAKMRELAEAMVKATEKK, via the coding sequence ATGGTTTCCGAGACAAAGACTAAGAAAAAGTATGACTGGATTGCTACTCTCGTTGTAAACTATAAGGCGTATCCAACAGCATTTGGAGACAAAGGTCTAGCGATAGCCCTTAGTGCGGAAAGAGTCGCTGAAGAATATCATGGCACGGTTAGAGTTGTGATAGCCGTTCCGGCCACTGAGATAACTCGTATCAGCGAGGTCGTAGACAAGGCAGTAGTATATGCCCAGCACGTTGACCCCTATGAGCCAGGTGCACATACCGGTTACTTGCCTGTTGAGGCTGTAAAGGAGGCTGGTGCTCAGGGGACATTGCTAAACCATAGTGAGCATCGACTAGTGCTAAGTGATATAGATAGGGCTGTGAGAAGAGCTACACAGCTTGGACTAGAGACACTGGTCTGTGCAGATACACCAACAGCAGCGGCTGCGGTAGCCGCGTTATCCCCCACCATGATAGCAATAGAGCCTCCCGAGCTCATAGGGACAGGAATACCTGTTTCGAAAGCGAAGCCCGAGGTCGTGACAAATACGCTAAAGCTCGTCAGAATGGTTAATCCCGATGTACCTGTACTGACGGGGGCAGGGATAACTAATGGCGAGGATGCCGCTGCAGCGATAAGGCTCGGTACTGTGGGCGTACTTGTGGCCTCTGCCGTAATGAAGGCAAGCGATCCTGAGGCTAAGATGCGGGAACTTGCAGAGGCTATGGTCAAGGCGACGGAGAAGAAGTAA
- the fbp gene encoding fructose-1,6-bisphosphate aldolase/phosphatase: protein MSAEERKVTISVIKADIGSIAGHHKVHPDTMAAASRVLAEAKRKGLIIDYFVTHVGDDLQLIMTHRKGVDNPDIHGLAWDAFKKAAEVAKELGLYAAGQDLLSDAFSGNVRGLGPGVAEMEIVERKSEPIVIFMADKTEPGAFNFPLFKIFADPFNTAGLVIDPRMHDGFKFEVLDVMEGKYVILNAPEEMYDLLALIGTPGRYVIKRVFRKSDNEIGAVVSVERLNLIAGRYVGKDDPVAIVRAQSGFPALGEILEPFSFPHLVAGWMRGSHWGPLMPVGLKDAKCTRFDGPPRIVGLGFNVTKGRLIGPVDLFDDPAFDETRRLAQMIADYMRRHGPFMPHRLGPEEMEYTTLPQVLEKLKNRFQEAKDYEKYIKPKVKHSEMLSGTEEVHD from the coding sequence ATGAGTGCAGAAGAGCGTAAGGTAACTATTAGCGTTATAAAAGCAGATATCGGTAGCATTGCTGGGCATCACAAGGTTCATCCAGATACAATGGCTGCAGCTTCAAGAGTTCTCGCGGAAGCAAAGAGGAAGGGGCTAATTATAGACTATTTTGTCACACACGTGGGAGATGACCTACAGCTCATAATGACTCATCGCAAGGGTGTAGATAACCCAGACATACATGGACTTGCATGGGATGCTTTCAAGAAGGCCGCGGAAGTTGCAAAGGAACTAGGCCTTTACGCAGCAGGCCAAGACTTGTTGAGCGACGCGTTCTCTGGCAACGTTAGAGGGCTTGGCCCTGGCGTGGCAGAAATGGAGATTGTGGAGAGAAAGAGCGAGCCAATAGTAATATTCATGGCTGACAAGACGGAGCCAGGTGCCTTCAACTTCCCGCTCTTCAAGATATTCGCCGATCCATTCAATACTGCAGGCCTCGTAATTGACCCGAGAATGCATGACGGCTTCAAATTCGAAGTACTAGACGTAATGGAGGGCAAGTACGTAATACTCAACGCCCCTGAAGAAATGTATGATCTCTTGGCTCTGATAGGTACGCCGGGCCGCTACGTAATCAAGAGGGTGTTCAGGAAGAGTGACAACGAAATTGGTGCTGTGGTCAGCGTCGAGAGGCTAAACCTGATAGCAGGCCGCTATGTAGGAAAGGACGACCCCGTAGCAATTGTAAGAGCGCAGAGCGGCTTCCCCGCACTAGGCGAAATACTAGAACCATTCAGCTTCCCACACCTAGTAGCTGGCTGGATGAGAGGAAGCCACTGGGGCCCACTAATGCCGGTAGGCCTCAAAGACGCTAAGTGTACCAGGTTCGATGGCCCACCAAGGATTGTGGGACTAGGCTTCAACGTAACCAAGGGTAGGCTAATAGGCCCAGTAGACCTATTCGATGACCCAGCGTTCGACGAGACAAGGAGACTAGCACAGATGATAGCAGATTACATGAGGCGCCACGGCCCATTCATGCCTCACCGCCTAGGCCCCGAGGAAATGGAGTACACTACACTACCGCAAGTGCTAGAGAAGCTCAAGAACAGGTTCCAGGAAGCAAAGGATTACGAGAAGTACATTAAGCCCAAGGTAAAGCACAGCGAGATGCTAAGTGGAACGGAAGAAGTACACGACTAA